The Christiangramia flava JLT2011 region GAAAAAGCTGAAAAAGGAAGAGCACAAAGCCAGAATGAAGGCAAAGTATAAGAACGATAATCCGGAGAGGAGTATCCAGACGCTCTACCGTACCACGCTTCGGAACCACATTAAACTCAGTGATATTGCTGATACCAAAGCGAATATTTTACTTTCGGTTAACGCCATTATCATTTCCCTTGCGATCGCTGATATGATCCCAAAACTGGAAGCAGCTTCCAACAAACATTTAATCATACCTACCTTAGTTCTGATACTTTTCAGCGTGGCATCCATGATCCTGTCTATTATGTCCACAAGGCCGAACGTAACTAGCGGAGAGTTCACAAAAGACCAGGTAAAAAAGAGAGAAGTAAACCTGCTTTTCTTCGGAAATTATCACAAAATGCCATTTGGGCAGTTCAAATGGGCTATGGATGAATTGATGAAAGACAAAGATTATGTCTACGAAATGCTGACGCTGGACTTGCATAGCCTGGGAAAAGTGCTTCACCGAAAGTACATGCTGCTGCGTTTGACCTATACCGTATTCATGACCGGGATTGTCATTTCTGTATTGTCTTATATCGTCTCTTTTTACTTAATGTAGTTCTTCCATTAAGTCTTCGTAGGTAATAGTCTCTTCGGAATGTTCATTATCGAGCGTGTACAGAATATTCACTCGAATGGCCTTCAACCCAACCACTCCCTGGACATCCTCCAGTTCGAGAATTTCAACCTGTTCGCCAAGATATTTCTTGGCCTGAAGGTATTTAATGTATTGCAAGTATTCCCGTTCATCTGAAGTACTGGAATACACGATGGTCATCTTACCTTTTTGAGTGACTCTTTCTTCCGTTCCTTTGACGTAAGCCTTATCAATACGTTTCTTGATGATCTCGTAACGCGCGTTATACGTGCCGTCCACATCAAATTTCTTTTCATCCATTCGGTAACGAATGGACATCGTGGAATTATAAACCAGGATCAGCGATGCCGCATCCAGTTTGATCGGCGTATTTTCCTGAAGCTTATAAAAGCGATTTTCCATTTCGCACATCGTACTAAGCTGCCACAACCTCAGATTGAACAAATACACCTTATTAAAAGGTTTTTTGTTGGCCATGGATGCTCCTATGTACATATTGTGGTCCACCCCGTCTGTCTTATACCTTTCAAAATAATGCGGATAAATTTGCTGTGCCTGGATTTGTTTCCTGTCGATATATCGCGACATCGTTCTGTTGATCTGCTGAACGGTTTGATCATACTTCTGGCGGTGGTTGTAAACAATCCCGGTTTCGGGATTCAGTTTATCCTTGTATTCCTGAACCAGACTTTTAATCTCTTCAGATTGTTTTTTAAGATGGCTCATTAACGGATTCACTTCTTTCTGAAGCAAATTGAAAACTTTTTGTTCACTACTGGCATTCAGTTTACTTTCCAATTCTTCCTTAAAATCAGAAATGCGGTATTTCACCTGATCATAAATCGGTAATTGTTCGATTTCGTATGCTTTTCCAATGATATTCAGAATAATATCCAGCTGGTCCAGCAGGTCTTTTTTGATCGCATCATTTCGCGCTTCCGAAGAAGCCACAATATCGATCTGCCCGTACAGCGGATAAACGTCTTTAAAAGTGATGTCTTTAAAAGAAGCCAGACCATCTTTGTCAAAATCCTTGATGAATTTCTTGGCTTCCTTTTCAAAAACCCATAAAACGCTTGGGTGAATAGAAGTACATTCGCTTTGGATGACCGCCTTCACACGATTCTCAAAATCATTTTGATTGCGTTCCATCGTAGTGACAATATATGGTAAAATATCGTCCAGCTTGATCGCATTAATACTGTTCAGTTCATTTTTACGTCTTGAAACCAGTTCCAGAACACCCAGTAATCTCCCATTTTTGGCAATTGGCGCCAGAATACAGCTTTTCACTTCATGTTTTTTGAGATTCTTCCCTAAGAGATTGTTGTGTTTTTTCAGGTAATCATCCACGTTGGAAATTGTGAAGTAATCGTTCTGCTCGATAAGCTTCTGAAGACCGCTTTCACAAATCCCTGTATCACATTCATTCACCAGTTCCTGGTCCAGAATATAACTGCTGATCTCTTCATTGTTATTCAGTCTTTCAAACACCATATCGCGGCGGTTGAAGGAGGTGATTCCCACGCGCA contains the following coding sequences:
- a CDS encoding GAF domain-containing protein, coding for MMQRIEDFPFEIQISFHKVIEQYEKELEHIENEISREYIQQVIKYVADYPELKEGFTDPNLIEKFKPQIRILLDDLFPTILTNNEIKAAAVPFHNIIFNSSKRFKQILKDAGKEYKLSMRNLDDDIAYLFACIQILKKQGFNVDISRPFYYDIPDENGVTRHYRLALNADFVEIIRKDSAPEITQDDVDHLVENIDDLELWKEKFPPDSYIFKGFTIVNLTDVTIDDAISELKTTLLFEEVNEKEEVARLQEIFRSIYKISDLRVGITSFNRRDMVFERLNNNEEISSYILDQELVNECDTGICESGLQKLIEQNDYFTISNVDDYLKKHNNLLGKNLKKHEVKSCILAPIAKNGRLLGVLELVSRRKNELNSINAIKLDDILPYIVTTMERNQNDFENRVKAVIQSECTSIHPSVLWVFEKEAKKFIKDFDKDGLASFKDITFKDVYPLYGQIDIVASSEARNDAIKKDLLDQLDIILNIIGKAYEIEQLPIYDQVKYRISDFKEELESKLNASSEQKVFNLLQKEVNPLMSHLKKQSEEIKSLVQEYKDKLNPETGIVYNHRQKYDQTVQQINRTMSRYIDRKQIQAQQIYPHYFERYKTDGVDHNMYIGASMANKKPFNKVYLFNLRLWQLSTMCEMENRFYKLQENTPIKLDAASLILVYNSTMSIRYRMDEKKFDVDGTYNARYEIIKKRIDKAYVKGTEERVTQKGKMTIVYSSTSDEREYLQYIKYLQAKKYLGEQVEILELEDVQGVVGLKAIRVNILYTLDNEHSEETITYEDLMEELH